In the Helianthus annuus cultivar XRQ/B chromosome 11, HanXRQr2.0-SUNRISE, whole genome shotgun sequence genome, one interval contains:
- the LOC118484016 gene encoding pentatricopeptide repeat-containing protein At3g22470, mitochondrial-like yields MSGKGLKPDGVTYSTMIQGLFQVGRCVDACKLFNEMHAQGLIPDQCTYRIILDDLCNNHLVEDALSLFQLMGDSKLNSDIVVYTILIDGAGKCGTYNVVFDQIKGDFDSITLRGLVPGIVTYNSLLNGYCKNQNIEKAMQMFREMAGEGLKPDVVTYNTMLQGLFKVGRCVAARKLFDEMHAQGQIPNQNTYRIVLEGLCNNRQVEEALSLFQLMGDSKLNSDIVVYTILIDGAGKCGKFHIARNLFHGLSVKGLKPNVRTYNVMIGGFCREGLLGEAMLFLKMEESGCLPNNVIYHVLVQGCLKNKHYDDVEMLLEEMDGRGYSIDASTSSWLIHHIAASLLDRSMLKLFGKLVPKELMDDPSLCYWE; encoded by the exons ATGTCCGGAAAAGGTTTAAAACCCGATGGAGTTACTTACAGCACCATGATACAAGGATTGTTTCAGGTTGGGCGTTGTGTAGATGCATGCAAACTCTTCAATGAGATGCATGCACAAGGCCTAATTCCAGACCAATGCACTTATCGAATAATTTTAGACGATCTTTGCAACAACCATCTAGTAGAAGATGCGCTCTCTTTGTTCCAGTTAATGGGTGATAGCAAGCTTAATTCTGATATTGTTGTGTACACTATCCTCATTGATGGGGCAGGAAAATGTGGGACATATAAT GTGGTTTTTGATCAAATCAAGGGAGATTTTGATTCCATTACACTTAGAGGCCTCGTTCCTGGTATTGTTACTTACAATAGTTTGTTGAACGGGTATTGTAAAAATCAGAATATAGAAAAGGCTATGCAAATGTTTCGTGAAATGGCTGGAGAAGGTTTAAAACCCGATGTAGTCACTTACAACACCATGTTACAAGGATTGTTTAAGGTTGGGCGTTGTGTAGCTGCACGCAAACTCTTCGATGAGATGCATGCACAAGGACAAATTCCAAACCAAAACACGTATCGAATAGTTTTAGAGGGTCTTTGCAACAACCGTCAAGTAGAAGAGGCACTCTCTTTGTTCCAGTTAATGGGTGATAGCAAGCTTAATTCCGATATTGTTGTGTACACTATCCTCATTGATGGGGCAGGAAAATGTGGGAAATTTCACATTGCAAGGAATCTTTTCCATGGCCTAAGCGTTAAAGGTTTGAAACCTAATGTCAGGACATATAATGTGATGATTGGTGGTTTTTGTCGTGAAGGTCTATTGGGGGAAGCAATGTTGTTTCTTAAAATGGAAGAGAGTGGCTGCCTACCAAATAATGTTATTTACCATGTTCTTGTCCAAGGATGTTTAAAGAACAAGCACTATGATGATGTAGAGATGCTTTTAGAGGAAATGGATGGTAGAGGTTACTCAATTGATGCTTCGACTTCATCGTGGTTAATACATCATATCGCAGCTAGTTTACTAGATAGAAGTATGCTTAAGTTGTTCGGTAAGCTTGTGCCAAAAGAATTAATGGACGATCCTAGCTTGTGCTACTGGGAGTGA